One window from the genome of Thermus sediminis encodes:
- a CDS encoding type II toxin-antitoxin system HicB family antitoxin, translating into MPKYTVLIYPDPETPGVWVAEFPAVPQAHSFGQSPEEALARAKEALELVLAFLKAEGKPLPQDVKTAEVSVDAA; encoded by the coding sequence ATGCCCAAGTACACGGTCCTCATCTACCCGGACCCGGAAACTCCAGGGGTTTGGGTCGCCGAGTTCCCCGCGGTGCCGCAAGCCCACTCCTTCGGCCAAAGCCCTGAGGAGGCCCTAGCCCGGGCCAAAGAGGCCCTGGAACTGGTTCTAGCCTTCCTGAAGGCCGAAGGAAAACCGCTTCCCCAGGACGTGAAAACAGCAGAGGTGAGCGTGGATGCCGCCTAG
- a CDS encoding HEPN domain-containing protein: MRGEAERWLSRALEDLDAAFSLEASRHPDVLAFLAQQAVEKALKAVWVELGLLPPRTHDLAYLWEEVEDRVKASLNPDHLDFLTRFGVQARYPDLEVRPEEAQEALSLAQALVEELRGWLHDR; encoded by the coding sequence ATGCGCGGGGAAGCGGAAAGGTGGCTTAGTCGGGCCCTCGAGGACCTGGACGCGGCCTTCTCCCTGGAAGCCTCCCGCCACCCCGATGTCCTGGCCTTTCTGGCGCAACAGGCGGTGGAAAAGGCGCTGAAGGCCGTCTGGGTAGAGCTTGGCCTCCTTCCGCCCCGCACCCACGACCTGGCCTACCTTTGGGAAGAGGTGGAGGATAGGGTGAAGGCATCTTTGAACCCCGACCATCTGGACTTTCTGACCCGCTTTGGCGTCCAGGCCCGCTACCCTGACCTGGAAGTTCGGCCGGAAGAGGCCCAGGAAGCCCTTTCCCTGGCCCAAGCCCTGGTGGAGGAGCTTAGGGGGTGGCTCCATGACCGGTAA
- a CDS encoding isoprenyl transferase, which produces MLRRLLGLSRPLYWLYERRLLKEVKRGPMPRHLGLILDGNRRFARALGLPPAKGHEFGVHKAYEVLEWCLELGIRTVTVWVFSTENFRRSPEEVEALMGLFVREAERMAEDHRILEHQVQVRFIGRREGFSEKVLWAMERLEAKTRHHQGMVLNIAMGYGGREEIVDAVKRLLLEAEERGLSPKEVAQALTGEEIGRRLYTAGLPDPDFIIRTSGEIRLSGFLLWQSAYSEFYFADVLWPEFRKIDFLRALRSYQARERRFGR; this is translated from the coding sequence ATGCTCCGCCGCCTCCTTGGCCTCTCCCGCCCCCTCTACTGGCTTTACGAAAGGCGCCTTTTGAAGGAGGTGAAGAGGGGCCCCATGCCCCGGCACCTGGGCCTTATCCTGGACGGAAACCGCCGCTTTGCCCGGGCCTTGGGCCTTCCCCCCGCCAAGGGCCACGAGTTTGGGGTGCACAAGGCCTACGAGGTCTTGGAGTGGTGCCTGGAGCTGGGCATCAGGACAGTCACCGTTTGGGTCTTCTCCACGGAGAACTTCCGACGCTCTCCCGAGGAGGTGGAGGCCCTCATGGGCCTCTTCGTGCGGGAGGCGGAGAGGATGGCGGAGGACCACCGCATCCTGGAGCACCAGGTCCAGGTGCGCTTCATCGGCAGGCGGGAGGGGTTTTCCGAGAAGGTGCTTTGGGCCATGGAGCGCCTCGAGGCCAAGACCCGGCACCACCAGGGCATGGTCCTCAACATCGCCATGGGCTACGGGGGGCGGGAGGAGATCGTGGATGCGGTGAAGCGGCTCCTTCTGGAGGCGGAGGAAAGGGGCCTCTCCCCCAAGGAGGTGGCCCAGGCCCTCACCGGAGAGGAGATCGGCAGGAGGCTCTACACCGCAGGCCTGCCGGACCCCGACTTCATCATCCGCACCTCGGGGGAGATCAGGCTTTCTGGCTTCCTCCTCTGGCAGTCCGCCTACTCCGAGTTCTACTTCGCCGATGTCCTCTGGCCCGAGTTCCGCAAGATAGACTTCCTCCGCGCCCTGAGGAGCTACCAGGCCCGGGAGAGGCGGTTTGGGCGTTGA
- a CDS encoding 3-isopropylmalate dehydratase large subunit: MGQTLAEKILSHKAGRRVEAGELVVVEVDQVMVVDSIAGSFFKRLEYLGATPRYPERISIVIDHVAPAANLEVAKAQKEIREWGHKHGIRVFDVGRGVCHQVLVEEGLARPGWVVVGSDSHSTTYGAVAAFGTGMGATDIALAAASGRTWLRVPESVKVVFRGRLPKGVTAKDAALEMVRLLTAEGATYMAVEIHLLDGAEALTRGERMTLANLTVEAGAKAGLVVPSGEILEMYQVPEWLYPDPDARYQEVVEIDLSSLTPRVSVPFFVDNVHEVAQVKGKRVDQVFIGTCTNGRIEDMRAAAEVLRGRRVAPWVRLLVVPASSQVLEEAARDGTLLTLLEAGATLGTPGCGPCMGRHMGVLAPGEVCVSTSNRNFRGRMGAPDAEIYLASPRVAAASAVAGYLTTPEELEEAHA, encoded by the coding sequence ATGGGACAGACCTTAGCGGAAAAGATCCTCTCCCACAAGGCGGGAAGGCGGGTGGAGGCAGGGGAGCTTGTGGTGGTGGAGGTGGACCAGGTGATGGTGGTGGACTCCATCGCCGGGAGCTTCTTCAAGCGCCTGGAGTACCTGGGGGCCACCCCCCGCTACCCGGAAAGGATCTCCATCGTCATTGACCACGTGGCCCCCGCGGCCAACCTCGAGGTGGCCAAGGCCCAGAAGGAGATAAGGGAGTGGGGGCACAAGCACGGCATCCGGGTCTTTGATGTGGGAAGGGGGGTGTGCCACCAGGTCCTCGTGGAGGAGGGCCTGGCGAGGCCGGGCTGGGTGGTGGTGGGCTCGGACAGCCACTCCACCACCTACGGGGCGGTGGCGGCCTTCGGCACGGGGATGGGGGCCACGGACATCGCCCTGGCCGCCGCCTCGGGCCGCACCTGGCTGAGGGTGCCCGAGAGCGTTAAGGTGGTCTTCCGGGGGAGGCTGCCTAAGGGGGTCACGGCCAAGGACGCCGCCTTGGAGATGGTCCGCCTTCTCACGGCGGAGGGGGCCACCTACATGGCGGTGGAGATCCACCTCCTGGACGGGGCGGAAGCCCTTACGCGGGGCGAGCGCATGACCCTCGCCAACCTCACCGTGGAGGCGGGGGCCAAGGCGGGGCTCGTGGTGCCTAGCGGGGAGATCCTGGAGATGTACCAGGTCCCCGAGTGGCTCTACCCCGACCCCGATGCCCGCTACCAGGAGGTGGTGGAGATAGACCTCTCTTCCCTCACCCCCAGGGTCTCCGTGCCCTTTTTCGTGGACAACGTCCACGAGGTGGCCCAGGTCAAGGGGAAGCGGGTGGACCAGGTCTTCATCGGCACCTGCACCAACGGGCGCATTGAGGACATGAGGGCGGCGGCGGAGGTGCTTAGGGGGAGGAGGGTGGCCCCCTGGGTGCGGCTTTTGGTGGTCCCCGCAAGCTCCCAGGTCCTGGAGGAGGCCGCCAGGGACGGCACCCTCCTCACCCTCCTCGAGGCCGGGGCCACCCTCGGCACCCCGGGGTGTGGCCCCTGCATGGGGCGGCACATGGGGGTCCTGGCCCCGGGGGAGGTGTGCGTCTCCACCTCCAACCGCAACTTCCGCGGGCGCATGGGGGCCCCGGACGCGGAGATCTACCTGGCAAGCCCCAGGGTGGCCGCGGCCAGCGCCGTGGCCGGGTACCTCACCACGCCGGAGGAGCTGGAGGAAGCCCATGCCTAG
- the lysS gene encoding homocitrate synthase has protein sequence MREWKIIDSTLREGEQFERANFSIQDKIEIAKALDEFGIEYIEVTTPMASPQSRKDAEVLASLGLKAKVVTHIQTRLDAARVAVETGVQGIDLLFGTSRYLRAAHGRDIPRIIEEAREVIGYIREKAPHVEVRFSAEDTFRSDEGDLLAVYRAIAPYVDRVGLADTVGIATPRQVYTLVREVRRVVGPGVDIEFHGHNDTGCAIANAFEAIEAGATHVDTTILGIGERNGITPLGGFLARMYTLQPEYVRRKYRLEMLPELDRMVARMVGVEIPFNNYITGETAFSHKAGMHLKAIYLNPESYEPYPPEVFGVRRKLIIASRLTGRHAIKARAQELGLHYGEEELHRVTQHIKALADQGQLTLEELDRILREWIMA, from the coding sequence ATGCGGGAGTGGAAGATCATAGACTCCACCTTGAGGGAGGGCGAGCAGTTTGAAAGGGCCAACTTCTCCATCCAGGACAAGATAGAGATCGCCAAGGCCCTGGACGAGTTCGGGATCGAGTACATTGAGGTCACCACCCCCATGGCCTCCCCCCAGTCCCGCAAGGATGCGGAGGTCTTGGCCTCCTTAGGCCTCAAGGCCAAGGTGGTGACCCACATCCAGACCCGTCTGGACGCGGCCCGGGTGGCGGTGGAGACGGGGGTCCAGGGGATTGACCTCCTCTTCGGCACCAGCAGGTACCTGCGGGCGGCCCACGGGCGGGACATCCCCCGGATCATTGAGGAGGCCCGGGAGGTGATCGGCTACATCCGGGAGAAGGCCCCCCACGTGGAGGTGCGCTTCTCCGCCGAGGACACCTTCCGCTCCGATGAGGGAGACCTCCTCGCCGTCTACCGGGCCATCGCCCCTTACGTGGACCGGGTGGGCCTGGCGGACACCGTGGGCATCGCCACCCCCCGGCAGGTCTACACCCTGGTGCGGGAGGTGCGGCGGGTGGTGGGGCCAGGGGTGGACATAGAGTTCCACGGCCACAACGACACCGGGTGCGCCATCGCCAACGCCTTTGAGGCCATTGAGGCTGGGGCCACCCACGTGGACACCACGATCCTGGGGATCGGGGAGCGGAACGGCATCACTCCCCTAGGGGGCTTCCTGGCCCGGATGTACACCCTCCAGCCCGAGTACGTCCGCAGGAAGTACAGGCTGGAGATGCTCCCCGAGCTGGACCGGATGGTTGCCAGGATGGTGGGGGTGGAGATCCCCTTCAACAACTACATCACCGGGGAGACGGCCTTCAGCCACAAGGCGGGGATGCACCTCAAGGCCATCTACCTGAACCCCGAGTCCTACGAGCCCTACCCCCCTGAGGTCTTCGGGGTCCGGCGGAAGCTCATCATCGCCTCCAGGCTCACGGGCCGCCACGCCATCAAGGCCAGGGCCCAGGAGCTCGGCCTCCACTACGGGGAGGAGGAGCTCCACCGGGTCACCCAGCACATCAAGGCCCTGGCGGACCAGGGGCAGCTCACCCTCGAGGAGCTGGACCGCATCCTGAGGGAGTGGATCATGGCATGA
- a CDS encoding paraquat-inducible protein A, with translation MEDLEITCPVCGEASVVPAEDLETLEAGDALECEACGAFLEVVSVDPLELAVAEGGLEGFFVDCPRCGYTLEVSEEEAGEEVECPECGFRFLPDWSEVEEEDEEW, from the coding sequence ATGGAGGACCTGGAGATCACCTGTCCGGTGTGCGGCGAGGCCAGCGTGGTGCCGGCCGAGGATCTGGAGACCCTCGAGGCGGGGGACGCCTTGGAGTGCGAGGCCTGCGGGGCCTTCCTGGAGGTGGTCTCCGTGGATCCTCTGGAGCTAGCGGTGGCGGAGGGTGGCCTGGAGGGCTTCTTTGTGGACTGCCCCCGATGCGGCTACACCCTGGAGGTTTCCGAGGAGGAGGCGGGGGAGGAGGTGGAGTGCCCCGAGTGCGGCTTTCGCTTCCTGCCCGACTGGAGCGAAGTAGAGGAGGAGGACGAGGAATGGTAG
- a CDS encoding type II toxin-antitoxin system HicA family toxin, whose amino-acid sequence MPPRPEEVARKLRRLGFVERMAKGGHRLYAHPDGRIVVVPFHSGELPKGTFKRILRDAGLTEEEFRKL is encoded by the coding sequence ATGCCGCCTAGGCCGGAGGAGGTGGCCCGAAAGCTCCGCCGCCTCGGGTTCGTGGAACGCATGGCCAAGGGTGGGCATAGGCTTTACGCGCACCCGGACGGCCGCATCGTGGTGGTGCCCTTCCACAGCGGAGAGCTTCCCAAGGGCACCTTCAAACGGATCCTCCGCGATGCAGGCCTCACCGAGGAAGAGTTCCGCAAGCTCTAG
- a CDS encoding [LysW]-aminoadipate kinase, producing the protein MIVVKVGGAEGINYEAVARDAASLWKEGERLLLVHGGSAETNRVAEALGHPPRFLTHPGGQVSRLTDRRTLEIFTMVYAGLVNKRLVELLQKEGVNALGLSGLDGRLLLGRRKAAVKYVEEGKVKIHRGDYTGTVEEVNRALLDLLLAHGYLPVLTPPALSYEGEAINTDGDQVAALLATVYGAEALVYLSNVPGLLARYPDEASLVREIPVERVEDPEYLALAQGRMKRKVMGAVEAVRGGVKRVVFADGRVGGPIRRALAGEGTVVR; encoded by the coding sequence ATGATTGTGGTCAAGGTAGGTGGCGCGGAGGGCATCAACTACGAGGCCGTGGCCAGGGACGCGGCCTCCTTGTGGAAGGAGGGGGAAAGGCTCCTTCTGGTGCACGGGGGGAGCGCGGAGACCAACCGGGTGGCCGAGGCCCTGGGCCACCCCCCCCGGTTCCTCACCCACCCCGGGGGCCAGGTGAGCCGCCTCACGGACCGCAGGACCCTGGAGATCTTCACCATGGTCTACGCCGGCCTGGTGAACAAGCGCCTGGTGGAGCTTCTCCAGAAGGAAGGGGTAAACGCCCTGGGGCTTTCCGGCCTAGACGGAAGGCTCCTCCTGGGCCGCCGCAAGGCCGCGGTGAAGTACGTGGAGGAGGGCAAGGTCAAGATCCACCGCGGGGACTACACGGGCACCGTGGAGGAGGTGAACCGGGCCCTTTTGGACCTCCTCCTGGCCCATGGCTACCTCCCCGTCCTCACCCCCCCCGCCTTAAGCTACGAGGGGGAGGCCATCAACACCGATGGGGACCAGGTGGCGGCCCTCCTCGCCACGGTCTACGGGGCGGAGGCCCTGGTCTACCTCTCCAACGTCCCCGGCCTCCTCGCCCGCTACCCCGACGAGGCCTCCTTGGTGCGGGAGATCCCCGTGGAAAGGGTGGAGGACCCCGAGTACCTGGCCCTGGCCCAGGGGCGGATGAAGCGGAAGGTCATGGGGGCGGTGGAGGCGGTGAGGGGCGGGGTGAAGCGGGTGGTCTTCGCCGATGGGCGGGTGGGGGGTCCCATCAGGCGGGCCCTTGCCGGGGAGGGCACCGTGGTACGCTAG
- a CDS encoding type II toxin-antitoxin system VapC family toxin, with translation MSLLLDTSGVLVLLDRAHPLHEAAKGALEGRLLVPGTILPEVDHLARHRLGEKVVRGFLEGLAQGEGLYLPFLAEDLPRALEVMDACPGVGFGEASIVALAEKHRIGKVLTPNGRDFSRFRPRGLGYLELLP, from the coding sequence TTGAGCCTGCTTCTGGACACCAGCGGGGTCCTGGTCCTTCTGGACCGGGCCCACCCCCTTCACGAGGCGGCCAAGGGCGCCTTGGAGGGGCGGCTTTTGGTTCCCGGCACCATCCTGCCCGAGGTGGACCATCTGGCCCGGCATCGGCTGGGGGAAAAGGTGGTCAGGGGCTTTCTGGAGGGCCTGGCCCAGGGGGAAGGCCTGTACCTTCCCTTTCTAGCGGAGGACCTCCCCCGGGCCCTCGAGGTCATGGACGCCTGCCCGGGGGTGGGCTTTGGGGAGGCCAGCATCGTGGCCCTGGCGGAGAAGCACAGGATAGGGAAGGTTCTAACCCCGAACGGGAGGGACTTCAGCCGTTTTAGGCCCAGGGGACTGGGCTACTTGGAGTTGTTGCCATGA
- a CDS encoding nucleotidyltransferase domain-containing protein produces the protein MEFGLMTLREAVERLVAALAPEEVWLFGSWARGEAGPDSDVDLLVVVPYEGDPKELTLRGYRVLRGRGFPLDLLVYPRALVEQRLEEGSLLLREIFREGRCLYARGSGKVA, from the coding sequence GTGGAGTTTGGCCTCATGACCTTGCGGGAAGCGGTGGAGCGGTTGGTGGCGGCCTTGGCGCCCGAGGAGGTCTGGCTCTTCGGCTCTTGGGCCCGGGGGGAGGCCGGGCCGGACTCGGACGTGGACCTCCTGGTGGTGGTGCCCTACGAAGGGGATCCCAAGGAGCTTACCCTCCGGGGGTACAGGGTCCTGAGGGGGCGGGGCTTTCCCCTAGACCTCTTGGTCTACCCCCGTGCCCTCGTGGAGCAGAGGCTCGAGGAGGGGAGCCTTCTTCTTCGGGAGATTTTCCGGGAAGGGCGGTGCCTCTATGCGCGGGGAAGCGGAAAGGTGGCTTAG
- a CDS encoding acyl-CoA dehydrogenase family protein — MTLTQEQKLVLDTVRQVAKEILHPLAPEYDRTGQYPWPQLRALGELGFLGMTTPESWGGAGLDSVTWVLALEEIAAHDPSVAVILSVTSGLPQYMLLRFGTEEQKRRYLVPLARGEWIGAFCLTEPHAGSDAKSLRTEARRVPGGFVLSGVKSWITSAGQAHLYVVLARTEKGISAFLVERGTPGLSFGRPEEKMGLHAAHTAEVRLEEVFVPEANLLGEEGRGLAYALAGLDSGRLGVAAQAVGIARGAYEIAKAYADQREQFGKKLREHQAIAFKIADMHVKIEAARALTLKAAEKKDRGERFTLEASAAKLFASQVAVEVTREAVQVLGGYGYHRDYRVERYYRDAKVVEIYEGTSEIQRLIIARELYR, encoded by the coding sequence ATGACGCTCACCCAAGAGCAGAAGCTGGTCCTGGACACGGTGCGCCAGGTGGCCAAGGAGATCCTCCACCCCCTGGCCCCGGAGTACGACCGCACGGGCCAGTACCCCTGGCCCCAGCTCAGGGCCCTAGGGGAGCTGGGCTTCTTGGGCATGACCACGCCCGAGAGCTGGGGGGGCGCCGGGCTGGACTCCGTGACCTGGGTGTTGGCCCTGGAGGAGATCGCCGCCCATGACCCCAGCGTGGCCGTGATCCTCTCCGTTACCTCGGGCCTTCCCCAGTACATGCTCCTCCGCTTTGGCACCGAGGAGCAAAAAAGGCGCTACCTGGTGCCCCTGGCCCGGGGGGAGTGGATCGGGGCCTTCTGCCTCACGGAGCCCCATGCGGGCTCCGATGCCAAAAGCCTCCGCACCGAGGCCAGGCGGGTGCCCGGGGGGTTCGTCCTGAGCGGGGTGAAGAGCTGGATCACCTCCGCCGGGCAGGCCCACCTCTACGTGGTCCTGGCCCGCACCGAGAAGGGCATCAGCGCCTTCTTGGTGGAGAGGGGCACCCCGGGGCTCTCCTTTGGCCGGCCGGAGGAGAAGATGGGCCTGCACGCCGCCCACACCGCCGAGGTGCGCCTGGAGGAGGTCTTCGTCCCCGAGGCGAACCTCCTGGGGGAGGAGGGGCGGGGGCTGGCCTACGCCCTGGCGGGCCTGGACTCAGGGCGCCTCGGCGTGGCCGCCCAGGCGGTGGGCATCGCCCGGGGGGCTTACGAGATCGCCAAGGCCTACGCCGACCAACGGGAGCAGTTCGGCAAGAAGCTTAGGGAGCACCAGGCCATCGCCTTCAAGATCGCCGACATGCACGTGAAGATAGAGGCGGCCCGGGCCCTCACCCTGAAGGCGGCGGAGAAGAAGGACCGGGGGGAGCGGTTCACCCTCGAGGCCAGCGCCGCCAAGCTCTTCGCCAGCCAGGTGGCCGTGGAGGTCACCCGGGAGGCGGTCCAGGTCCTGGGGGGGTACGGCTACCACCGGGACTACCGGGTGGAGCGCTACTACCGGGACGCCAAGGTGGTGGAGATCTACGAGGGGACCTCGGAGATCCAGCGCCTCATCATCGCCCGGGAGCTCTACCGCTAG
- the lysW gene encoding lysine biosynthesis protein LysW has protein sequence MVATCPECGAELGLENPELGELLVCEECGAELEVVSLDPLRLEPAPEEAEDWGE, from the coding sequence ATGGTAGCCACTTGCCCGGAGTGCGGTGCGGAGCTTGGGTTGGAAAACCCGGAGCTAGGCGAGCTTTTGGTCTGCGAGGAGTGCGGGGCGGAGCTGGAGGTGGTCTCCCTGGACCCCCTGCGCCTGGAGCCCGCCCCCGAGGAGGCCGAGGACTGGGGGGAGTAG
- a CDS encoding LeuD/DmdB family oxidoreductase small subunit: MPRVFKFGDQVNTDDILPGKYAPFMVGEDRFHLYAFAHLRPGFAQEVRPGDLLVFGRNAGLGSSREYAPEALKRLGIRAIIAKSYARIFFRNLVNLGIVPFESEEVVDALEDGDEVELDLEGGVLVKGERAFRLRPPPPFLLEALKEGSLLDYYKKHGRFPGE, encoded by the coding sequence ATGCCTAGGGTCTTCAAGTTCGGCGATCAGGTCAACACCGACGACATCCTCCCCGGCAAGTACGCCCCCTTCATGGTGGGGGAGGACCGGTTCCACCTCTACGCCTTCGCCCACCTGCGGCCTGGGTTCGCCCAGGAGGTGCGGCCCGGGGACCTCCTGGTCTTCGGGCGAAACGCCGGGCTTGGCTCTAGCCGGGAGTACGCCCCCGAGGCCCTGAAGCGGCTTGGTATCCGGGCCATCATCGCCAAGAGCTACGCCCGCATCTTCTTCCGCAACCTGGTAAACCTGGGCATCGTTCCTTTTGAGTCAGAGGAGGTGGTAGATGCGCTAGAGGATGGGGATGAGGTGGAGCTGGACCTAGAGGGGGGGGTTCTGGTCAAGGGGGAAAGGGCCTTCCGGCTCAGGCCCCCGCCCCCCTTTCTCCTGGAGGCCCTGAAGGAGGGCTCCCTTCTGGACTACTACAAGAAGCACGGGCGCTTCCCAGGGGAGTAG
- the lysX gene encoding lysine biosynthesis protein LysX, whose product MLAILYDRIRPDEKMLFERAEALGIPLRKVYAPGLPMVLGERPEDLDGVTVALERCVSQSRGLAVARYLTALGIPVVNRPEVMETCGDKWATSVALERAGLPQPKTALLTEAEEALKLMEAWGYPVVLKPVIGSWGRLLAKITDREAAEAILEHKEVLGGFQHQLLYVQEYVRKPGRDIRVFVVGDRAIAAIYRRSQHWITNTARGGQAENCPLTPEIAELSVRAAEAVGGGVVAIDLFESERGLLVNEVNHTMEFKNSVHTTGVDIPGEILKYAWSLAS is encoded by the coding sequence ATGTTGGCCATCCTTTACGACCGCATCCGCCCCGACGAAAAGATGCTCTTTGAACGGGCCGAGGCCCTGGGCATCCCCCTTAGGAAGGTCTACGCCCCAGGGCTGCCCATGGTCTTAGGGGAGAGGCCCGAGGACCTTGACGGGGTGACTGTGGCCCTGGAGCGGTGCGTGAGCCAAAGCCGCGGCCTGGCCGTGGCCCGCTACCTCACCGCCTTGGGCATCCCCGTGGTGAACCGGCCCGAGGTCATGGAGACCTGCGGGGACAAATGGGCCACCAGTGTAGCCCTGGAACGGGCGGGCCTGCCCCAGCCCAAGACGGCCCTCCTCACCGAGGCCGAGGAGGCCCTGAAGCTCATGGAGGCCTGGGGCTACCCCGTGGTCCTGAAGCCGGTGATCGGGAGCTGGGGGCGCCTCCTCGCCAAGATCACCGACCGGGAGGCGGCGGAGGCCATCCTGGAGCACAAGGAGGTCCTGGGGGGGTTCCAGCACCAGCTCCTTTACGTCCAGGAGTACGTGCGGAAGCCTGGCCGGGACATCCGGGTCTTCGTGGTGGGGGATAGGGCCATCGCCGCCATCTACCGGAGGAGCCAGCACTGGATCACCAACACCGCCCGGGGCGGGCAGGCGGAAAACTGCCCCCTCACCCCCGAGATCGCCGAGCTCTCGGTGCGGGCCGCAGAGGCGGTGGGGGGTGGGGTGGTGGCCATAGACCTCTTTGAGTCGGAAAGGGGCCTCCTGGTGAACGAGGTGAACCACACCATGGAGTTCAAGAACTCCGTGCACACCACGGGGGTGGACATCCCGGGAGAAATTCTGAAGTACGCGTGGAGTTTGGCCTCATGA
- the argC gene encoding N-acetyl-gamma-glutamyl-phosphate reductase — protein sequence MTGKKTLSIVGASGYAGGEFLRLALAHPHLEVKQVTSRRFAGEPVPFAHPNLRGRTNLKFIPPEGLEPADILVLALPHGVLAREFDRYASLAPILVDLSADFRLKDPGLYRKYYGEHPRPELLGRFAYAVPELYRERLRTADWMAGAGCNATAILLGLYPLLKGGVLKPSPIFVTLLISTSAAGAEPSPASHHPERAGSIRVYKPTGHRHTAEVVENLPGRPEVHLTAIATDRVRGILMTAQTFLQDGWSERDVWQAYREAYGSEPFVRLVKQKKGVHRYPDPRFVQGTNYADIGFELEEDTGRLVVMTAIDNLVKGTAGHALQALNIRLGLPETLGLDFPGLHP from the coding sequence ATGACCGGTAAGAAAACCCTCTCCATCGTGGGGGCCTCGGGGTACGCCGGGGGGGAGTTTTTGCGTCTGGCCCTTGCCCACCCCCACCTGGAGGTGAAGCAGGTGACCTCGAGGCGCTTCGCCGGGGAGCCCGTCCCCTTCGCCCACCCCAACCTCCGAGGACGCACGAACCTCAAGTTCATCCCGCCCGAGGGGCTGGAGCCCGCGGACATCCTGGTCCTGGCCCTGCCCCATGGGGTCTTGGCCCGGGAGTTTGACCGCTACGCCTCCCTCGCTCCCATCCTGGTGGACCTCTCCGCGGACTTCCGCCTCAAGGACCCCGGGCTTTACCGCAAGTACTATGGCGAGCACCCCAGGCCGGAGCTTCTGGGCCGCTTCGCCTACGCCGTGCCCGAGCTCTACCGGGAGAGGCTGAGGACGGCGGACTGGATGGCGGGGGCGGGGTGCAACGCCACGGCCATCCTCCTGGGGCTTTACCCCCTCCTCAAGGGGGGTGTGCTAAAGCCCTCCCCCATCTTCGTCACCCTCCTCATCTCCACCTCGGCGGCGGGGGCGGAGCCGAGCCCGGCTAGCCACCACCCCGAGCGGGCGGGGTCTATCCGGGTCTACAAGCCCACGGGCCACCGCCACACCGCGGAGGTGGTGGAGAACCTCCCCGGCAGGCCCGAGGTCCACCTCACCGCCATCGCCACCGACCGGGTGCGGGGCATCCTCATGACCGCCCAGACCTTCCTCCAGGACGGCTGGAGCGAAAGGGACGTGTGGCAGGCCTACCGGGAGGCCTATGGCTCTGAGCCCTTCGTCCGCCTGGTCAAGCAGAAGAAGGGGGTCCACCGCTACCCCGACCCCCGGTTCGTCCAGGGCACCAACTACGCCGACATCGGCTTTGAGCTGGAGGAGGACACGGGGAGGCTGGTGGTCATGACCGCCATAGACAACCTGGTGAAGGGCACCGCGGGCCACGCCCTCCAGGCCCTGAACATCCGCCTGGGCCTTCCCGAGACCCTGGGCCTGGACTTCCCCGGCCTGCACCCCTAG